From Musa acuminata AAA Group cultivar baxijiao chromosome BXJ3-8, Cavendish_Baxijiao_AAA, whole genome shotgun sequence, one genomic window encodes:
- the LOC103974193 gene encoding polypyrimidine tract-binding protein homolog 1 isoform X3 — protein sequence MCNVGANKNQAFVEFVDLNQAISMVSYYASSSEPAQVRGKTVYIQYSNRQEITNNKSGGDVPGNVLLVTIEGVEAGDVSIDVIHSVFSAFGFVHKIATFEKAAGFQALIQYTDAETAASARNELDGRSIPRYLLPEHITSCHLRISYSAHTDLSIKFQSHRIRDYTNPFLPVNASAIEGTLQALPGHDGKKKEPESNVLLASIENLQCAVTVDVLYTVFSAFGIVQKILIFEKNGGMQALIQYSDVMTASVAKEALEGHCIYDGGYCA from the exons ATGTGCAACGTCGGCGCCAACAAGAACCAGGCCTTCGTCGAATTC GTGGACCTTAACCAAGCAATTTCAATGGTATCGTACTATGCTTCTTCGTCTGAGCCAGCCCAAGTCCGTGGAAAAACTGTCTATATCCAGTATTCTAACAGGCAAGAAATTACAAATAACAAGAGTGGTGGTGATGTTCCTGGGAATGTCTTGCTTGTCACTATTGAAGGTGTTGAAGCTGGTGATGTAAGCATAGATGTCATTCATTCG GTGTTTTCTGCCTTCGGTTTTGTGCATAAAATTGCCACATTCGAAAAAGCTGCTGGGTTTCAG GCATTAATCCAGTACACGGATGCAGAGACTGCGGCAAGTGCAAGAAATGAGTTGGATGGAAGAAGTATTCCAAG GTACTTGCTCCCTGAGCATATTACATCTTGCCATTTGCGTATCTCATATTCAGCCCACACAGATTTAAGTATCAAATTCCAGTCGCATCGGATCAG GGATTACACAAATCCCTTTCTTCCTGTGAATGCGTCAGCTATTGAGGGAACTCTGCAG GCTTTGCCAGGTCATGATGGAAAGAAAAAGGAGCCGGAGAGCAATGTTCTTTTAGCTTCTATAGAGAATTTGCAATGTGCTGTGACAGTTGATGTTCTTTATACA GTCTTCTCTGCTTTTGGTATTGtgcagaaaattttaatttttgagaaaAATGGTGGCATGCAGGCCTTGATACAGTATTCTG ATGTGATGACTGCGTCAGTTGCCAAGGAGGCTTTGGAGGGACACTGCATCTATGATGGTGGTTACT GTGCATAA
- the LOC135644228 gene encoding probable calcium-binding protein CML46, whose protein sequence is MEKPLPTAPYHSLALTEPVVLLFNKTISMGVVLKNKISMGFLFRHPAPCASGVVDRVRPGDSADASEAPELTREDVETVMEIITGMPCGADGERLEELRGVFEGEEPSLEEVAEAFSVFDDDGDGVIEPLDLHRVLCKLGFPEGAALEACRRMIAAYDENDDGRIDFKEFIKVVEGSFFD, encoded by the coding sequence ATGGAGAAACCATTGCCAACTGCACCCTACCACTCCCTCGCACTCACAGAGCCCGTCGTGCTCCTCTTCAACAAGACCATCTCCATGGGGGTCGTCCTGAAGAATAAGATATCCATGGGGTTCCTCTTCCGGCACCCAGCGCCGTGCGCATCGGGGGTCGTCGATCGTGTCAGACCCGGCGACTCGGCCGACGCTAGCGAGGCGCCCGAGTTGACCAGAGAAGACGTGGAGACGGTGATGGAGATCATTACGGGCATGCCTTGCGGCGCGGACGGTGAGCGGCTCGAGGAGCTGCGTGGCGTGTTCGAGGGGGAGGAGCCGAGCTTGGAGGAAGTGGCGGAGGCGTTCTCCGTCTTCGACGATGACGGTGACGGGGTCATAGAGCCCCTGGACCTGCATCGTGTTCTCTGCAAGCTGGGCTTCCCGGAGGGGGCGGCATTGGAGGCATGCCGACGGATGATCGCGGCGTACGACGAGAACGACGACGGGAGGATCGATTTCAAGGAGTTCATCAAAGTTGTGGAGGGCAGCTTCTTTGATTAA
- the LOC135644558 gene encoding soluble starch synthase 2-2, chloroplastic/amyloplastic-like, giving the protein MASFSSQTFRLEACSGGGNSPVRVQIKPDDGRRASVVAAVVRGNAIFPCGGGCRVRFATRGRRSEILVAVEKGRGLRATGKGGDFEPEKGKADGDDAGVNVGAAPATIDKSMKVLEMQHDSIKQAVEKRNIISSLGSEAAEAVQSTDSSAKGAKTINLNLSSTSVSNSLVQSSESKMSKTQCIGKTENSLEEAEEQGDILQADGLAKDADLDSTYDSVESSLIIQESERGTEDENAQNHTEAKSDGVDTEADIEVENVDSPPLAGANAMNVIVVSAECAPWSKTGGLGDVAGTLPKALARRGHRVMVVSPRYANYPESKDIGVRKYYKADGQDLEVNYFHAYIDRVDFVFIDSPVFRHLENNIYGGDRLEILKRMVLLCKVAVEVPWHVPCGGLCYGDGNLIFIANDWHTSLLPVYLKACYRDNGLMKYARSILVIHNISHQGRGPVEDFFHVDLPDQHMDLFKLYEPMGGDHFNIFAAGLKTADRVITVSRGYAWELTTSEGGWGLHEIINENNWKFQGIVNGIDTVDWNPELDLHLQSDGYRNYSIETLQAGKPQCKAARQKELGLPVREDVPLIGFIGRLDHQKGVDLIAGAMPWIVGQDAQLVMLGTGRADLEEMLRKFDREHHNKVRAWVGFSVKMAHRITAGADVLLMPSRFEPCGLNQLYAMKYGTVPVVHAVGGLRDTVIPFDPFRESGFGWTFDRAEANKLINALGNCLNTYRNQKENWKGLQTRGMAQDLSWDNAAKHYEEVLVSAKYQW; this is encoded by the exons ATGGCGTCTTTCAGCTCTCAGACCTTCCGTCTCGAGGCTTGCAGTGGCGGCGGCAACAGCCCTGTTCGCGTCCAGATTAAGCCGGACGATGGCCGCAGGGCGTCGGTTGTGGCGGCTGTTGTCAGGGGGAACGCTATTTTCCCCTGCGGAGGTGGGTGCCGGGTGAGGTTCGCGACGAGGGGCCGACGAAGTGAGATCttggtggcggtggagaaggggcgGGGCCTTCGGGCCACCGGAAAAGGCGGCGATTTTGAGCCGGAGAAGGGGAAGGCCGATGGTGATGATGCCGGTGTCAATGTCGGTGCAGCTCCGGCCACGATTGACAAGAGCATGAAGGTTCTGGAGATGCAACACGACTCAATTAAGCAG GCTGTGGAAAAAAGGAACATAATCTCATCCTTGGGAAGTGAAGCTGCTGAAGCAGTTCAGAGTACTGATTCTTCTGCTAAAGGTGCTAAAACCATTAATTTGAACCTAAGTTCAACTAGTGTTTCTAACAGTTTGGTCCAGTCTTCTGAATCTAAGATGTCTAAGACTCAATGTATCGGTAAAACTGAAAATTCTTTAGAGGAAGCAGAAGAGCAAGGTGATATCCTACAAGCTGATGGACTAGCAAAAGATGCAGATCTTGATTCTACTTATGATTCAGTCGAATCATCACTTATTATACAAGAATCTGAAAGGGGTACTGAAGATGAGAATGCTCAGAACCATACGGAAGCAAAATCTGATGGTGTAGATACAGAAGCAGATATTGAGGTAGAAAATGTGGATTCCCCTCCTCTGGCTGGAGCGAATGCCATGAATGTAATAGTAGTTTCCGCGGAATGTGCTCCTTGGTCAAAGACAG GAGGGCTTGGAGATGTAGCTGGGACTCTGCCAAAAGCTTTGGCTAGGAGAGGGCACCGGGTTATG GTTGTTTCCCCAAGGTATGCCAATTATCCTGAATCCAAAGATATAGGTGTTCGCAAATATTACAAAGCTGATGGGCAG GATCTGGAAGTAAATTattttcatgcttatattgatcgTGTGGATTTTGTATTTATCGACAGTCCAGTTTTCCGTCATCTAGAGAACAACATTTATGGGGGAGACCggctg GAAATCTTGAAACGGATGGTATTGTTATGCAAGGTAGCTGTAGAG GTTCCGTGGCATGTTCCATGTGGCGGCTTATGCTATGGAGAcggaaatttaattttcattgcgAACGATTGGCACACATCACTTCTGCCTGTGTATCTGAAAGCATGCTAccgcgacaatggcttgatgaagtATGCCAGGTCCATCTTGGTGATCCACAACATATCCCACCAG GGGCGTGGTCCAGTTGAGGACTTCTTCCATGTCGACTTGCCCGATCAACACATGGACCTCTTCAAGCTGTATGAGCCGATGGGAGGTGACCACTTCAACATCTTCGCGGCCGGCCTCAAGACTGCTGACCGCGTGATCACCGTCAGCCGTGGCTACGCATGGGAGCTCACAACATCCGAAGGTGGGTGGGGACTCCATGAGATCATAAACGAGAACAACTGGAAGTTCCAAGGCATCGTCAACGGGATCGACACAGTGGACTGGAACCCTGAGCTGGATCTTCACCTGCAATCCGATGGCTACAGAAACTATTCCATTGAGACTCTGCAAGCCGGGAAACCACAGTGCAAGGCGGCGCGGCAGAAGGAGCTCGGCCTCCCTGTCCGCGAGGACGTCCCCCTCATCGGATTCATCGGCCGGCTGGATCACCAGAAGGGCGTCGACCTCATTGCGGGTGCGATGCCTTGGATCGTCGGGCAGGACGCGCAGCTGGTGATGCTGGGCACCGGACGGGCCGACCTGGAGGAGATGCTGCGCAAGTTCGACAGGGAGCACCACAACAAGGTGAGGGCGTGGGTGGGGTTCTCGGTGAAGATGGCGCACAGGATCACCGCAGGGGCGGACGTCCTGCTCATGCCATCGCGGTTCGAGCCCTGCGGGCTGAACCAGCTGTACGCCATGAAGTACGGCACGGTCCCGGTGGTGCACGCCGTCGGCGGGCTTCGTGACACGGTGATCCCGTTCGATCCCTTCAGGGAGAGCGGGTTCGGGTGGACGTTCGACCGGGCGGAGGCCAACAAGCTGATCAATGCGCTGGGGAACTGCCTCAACACCTACAGGAACCAGAAGGAGAATTGGAAGGGCCTGCAGACGCGAGGGATGGCACAGGACCTGAGCTGGGACAACGCCGCCAAACATTACGAGGAAGTCCTCGTCTCAGCTAAGTATCAGTGGTGA
- the LOC103974193 gene encoding polypyrimidine tract-binding protein homolog 1 isoform X1, whose amino-acid sequence MCNVGANKNQAFVEFVDLNQAISMVSYYASSSEPAQVRGKTVYIQYSNRQEITNNKSGGDVPGNVLLVTIEGVEAGDVSIDVIHSVFSAFGFVHKIATFEKAAGFQALIQYTDAETAASARNELDGRSIPRYLLPEHITSCHLRISYSAHTDLSIKFQSHRIRDYTNPFLPVNASAIEGTLQALPGHDGKKKEPESNVLLASIENLQCAVTVDVLYTVFSAFGIVQKILIFEKNGGMQALIQYSDVMTASVAKEALEGHCIYDGGYCKLHLTYSRHTDLNLKVHNERSRDYTIQDTGVPMMSQAPGLPTTSGWQVYPQPTSTYVGSDFGATGQATNPQGQMLTWNSSTSGGSFVSEPNLYPGQTIATAPVSHYPVSANTSSATAGSLQASQNSSPYVVTLNTRPASSPTTRPLYYSS is encoded by the exons ATGTGCAACGTCGGCGCCAACAAGAACCAGGCCTTCGTCGAATTC GTGGACCTTAACCAAGCAATTTCAATGGTATCGTACTATGCTTCTTCGTCTGAGCCAGCCCAAGTCCGTGGAAAAACTGTCTATATCCAGTATTCTAACAGGCAAGAAATTACAAATAACAAGAGTGGTGGTGATGTTCCTGGGAATGTCTTGCTTGTCACTATTGAAGGTGTTGAAGCTGGTGATGTAAGCATAGATGTCATTCATTCG GTGTTTTCTGCCTTCGGTTTTGTGCATAAAATTGCCACATTCGAAAAAGCTGCTGGGTTTCAG GCATTAATCCAGTACACGGATGCAGAGACTGCGGCAAGTGCAAGAAATGAGTTGGATGGAAGAAGTATTCCAAG GTACTTGCTCCCTGAGCATATTACATCTTGCCATTTGCGTATCTCATATTCAGCCCACACAGATTTAAGTATCAAATTCCAGTCGCATCGGATCAG GGATTACACAAATCCCTTTCTTCCTGTGAATGCGTCAGCTATTGAGGGAACTCTGCAG GCTTTGCCAGGTCATGATGGAAAGAAAAAGGAGCCGGAGAGCAATGTTCTTTTAGCTTCTATAGAGAATTTGCAATGTGCTGTGACAGTTGATGTTCTTTATACA GTCTTCTCTGCTTTTGGTATTGtgcagaaaattttaatttttgagaaaAATGGTGGCATGCAGGCCTTGATACAGTATTCTG ATGTGATGACTGCGTCAGTTGCCAAGGAGGCTTTGGAGGGACACTGCATCTATGATGGTGGTTACTGTAAGCTTCATCTGACATACTCTCGTCATACTGATCTCAATCTTAag GTGCATAATGAGAGAAGCAGAGACTACACTATTCAGGACACTGGTGTACCAATGATGTCCCAAGCTCCTGGTTTACCCACCACTTCTGGGTGGCAAGTTTATCCCCAGCCAACATCCACATACGTGGGCAGTGATTTTGGAGCTACAGGACAAGCAACAAATCCTCAGGGTCAAATGTTGACATGGAATTCTAGCACGTCAGGTGGAAGCTTTGTTTCAGAGCCTAACTTGTACCCAGGTCAAACCATTGCAACTGCTCCTGTTTCTCATTACCCAGTTTCAGCAAACACCTCCAGTGCTACTGCTGGGTCACTTCAAGCTTCACAGAACTCATCACCTTATGTTGTTACGTTGAATACAAGGCCTGCTTCTTCACCAACCACTCGACCTTTGTACTACAGTTCATAA
- the LOC103974193 gene encoding polypyrimidine tract-binding protein homolog 1 isoform X2, producing MCNVGANKNQAFVEFVDLNQAISMVSYYASSSEPAQVRGKTVYIQYSNRQEITNNKSGGDVPGNVLLVTIEGVEAGDVSIDVIHSVFSAFGFVHKIATFEKAAGFQALIQYTDAETAASARNELDGRSIPRYLLPEHITSCHLRISYSAHTDLSIKFQSHRIRDYTNPFLPVNASAIEGTLQALPGHDGKKKEPESNVLLASIENLQCAVTVDVLYTKILIFEKNGGMQALIQYSDVMTASVAKEALEGHCIYDGGYCKLHLTYSRHTDLNLKVHNERSRDYTIQDTGVPMMSQAPGLPTTSGWQVYPQPTSTYVGSDFGATGQATNPQGQMLTWNSSTSGGSFVSEPNLYPGQTIATAPVSHYPVSANTSSATAGSLQASQNSSPYVVTLNTRPASSPTTRPLYYSS from the exons ATGTGCAACGTCGGCGCCAACAAGAACCAGGCCTTCGTCGAATTC GTGGACCTTAACCAAGCAATTTCAATGGTATCGTACTATGCTTCTTCGTCTGAGCCAGCCCAAGTCCGTGGAAAAACTGTCTATATCCAGTATTCTAACAGGCAAGAAATTACAAATAACAAGAGTGGTGGTGATGTTCCTGGGAATGTCTTGCTTGTCACTATTGAAGGTGTTGAAGCTGGTGATGTAAGCATAGATGTCATTCATTCG GTGTTTTCTGCCTTCGGTTTTGTGCATAAAATTGCCACATTCGAAAAAGCTGCTGGGTTTCAG GCATTAATCCAGTACACGGATGCAGAGACTGCGGCAAGTGCAAGAAATGAGTTGGATGGAAGAAGTATTCCAAG GTACTTGCTCCCTGAGCATATTACATCTTGCCATTTGCGTATCTCATATTCAGCCCACACAGATTTAAGTATCAAATTCCAGTCGCATCGGATCAG GGATTACACAAATCCCTTTCTTCCTGTGAATGCGTCAGCTATTGAGGGAACTCTGCAG GCTTTGCCAGGTCATGATGGAAAGAAAAAGGAGCCGGAGAGCAATGTTCTTTTAGCTTCTATAGAGAATTTGCAATGTGCTGTGACAGTTGATGTTCTTTATACA aaaattttaatttttgagaaaAATGGTGGCATGCAGGCCTTGATACAGTATTCTG ATGTGATGACTGCGTCAGTTGCCAAGGAGGCTTTGGAGGGACACTGCATCTATGATGGTGGTTACTGTAAGCTTCATCTGACATACTCTCGTCATACTGATCTCAATCTTAag GTGCATAATGAGAGAAGCAGAGACTACACTATTCAGGACACTGGTGTACCAATGATGTCCCAAGCTCCTGGTTTACCCACCACTTCTGGGTGGCAAGTTTATCCCCAGCCAACATCCACATACGTGGGCAGTGATTTTGGAGCTACAGGACAAGCAACAAATCCTCAGGGTCAAATGTTGACATGGAATTCTAGCACGTCAGGTGGAAGCTTTGTTTCAGAGCCTAACTTGTACCCAGGTCAAACCATTGCAACTGCTCCTGTTTCTCATTACCCAGTTTCAGCAAACACCTCCAGTGCTACTGCTGGGTCACTTCAAGCTTCACAGAACTCATCACCTTATGTTGTTACGTTGAATACAAGGCCTGCTTCTTCACCAACCACTCGACCTTTGTACTACAGTTCATAA